A genome region from Altererythrobacter aquiaggeris includes the following:
- a CDS encoding DUF58 domain-containing protein, translating into MNFPIVPSARAAWIAAAAAPIALLAAATTPDAWIAAPAAAAALLVLVLLDGFLAGRLVEVWVDAPADTEIANPALIQVAAVIGGGGHRATAALACDPRLSAGGRIEIPLVRGDTGWRGSAQPVPARRGTAAITRLWLRWRGPLGLGCRQIEQDINREIRIWPDLSPVRSPAMQTVLRDAQFGLIARRMRGEGTQFEALSEYQPGMDRRRIDWKASARHTRLYARENESERNNQIVFAFDCGQAMCEPVDGIPRIDRAVSAALTASYAALKGGDRVALFGFAARPEMATPFIANAREFRQLQSAAASLDYRFEESNFTLALATLAARLKRRSLIVLFSDFHDPTGAELMVESVGRLVDKHLVLFVVMQDAELAEIRGAVPGDLRSLSMAVTADILSRQRAVVLQRLRQMGVDVVEAGHADVGSRLIDRYFRIKLSGAIG; encoded by the coding sequence ATGAATTTCCCGATTGTCCCTTCGGCCAGAGCGGCATGGATAGCAGCCGCAGCCGCGCCGATCGCCTTGCTGGCCGCGGCAACCACGCCCGATGCCTGGATCGCCGCGCCAGCCGCTGCGGCGGCTCTGCTTGTGCTGGTGCTGCTGGACGGCTTTCTGGCGGGCCGGCTGGTGGAAGTCTGGGTGGACGCTCCTGCCGATACCGAAATCGCCAACCCGGCGTTAATTCAGGTGGCGGCGGTGATCGGCGGCGGCGGCCACCGGGCAACCGCGGCATTGGCCTGCGATCCGCGCCTGTCAGCAGGGGGCCGGATCGAGATCCCGCTGGTCCGCGGAGATACCGGCTGGCGGGGCAGCGCGCAGCCGGTGCCCGCGCGGCGCGGTACTGCAGCGATAACACGCCTCTGGCTGCGCTGGCGCGGGCCATTGGGGCTTGGTTGCCGCCAGATCGAGCAGGACATCAACCGCGAGATCAGGATCTGGCCCGACCTTTCACCGGTCAGGTCCCCTGCCATGCAAACAGTCCTGCGCGATGCGCAATTTGGCCTGATTGCGCGCCGGATGCGCGGCGAGGGTACGCAATTCGAGGCGCTGAGCGAATATCAGCCCGGCATGGATCGCCGCCGGATCGACTGGAAGGCCAGCGCGCGCCACACCCGCCTGTATGCGCGCGAGAACGAAAGCGAGCGCAACAACCAGATCGTATTCGCTTTCGACTGCGGTCAGGCAATGTGCGAGCCGGTTGACGGCATCCCGAGGATTGACCGCGCAGTCAGCGCCGCTTTGACCGCCAGCTATGCCGCGCTGAAAGGCGGAGACAGGGTTGCACTGTTCGGATTTGCCGCGCGCCCAGAAATGGCCACGCCGTTCATCGCCAATGCACGGGAATTCCGTCAGCTGCAAAGTGCCGCCGCCAGCCTGGACTACCGGTTCGAGGAATCGAACTTCACACTGGCCCTGGCAACTTTGGCTGCGCGGCTGAAGCGCCGCAGCCTGATTGTGCTGTTCAGCGATTTTCATGATCCGACAGGCGCAGAATTGATGGTGGAAAGCGTTGGCCGGCTGGTGGACAAACATCTGGTGCTGTTTGTTGTCATGCAGGATGCCGAACTTGCGGAAATTCGCGGCGCTGTGCCCGGCGATCTTCGCAGTCTTTCAATGGCGGTTACAGCCGATATCTTGTCCCGGCAGCGCGCTGTCGTGCTGCAGCGGCTGCGGCAGATGGGTGTCGATGTGGTCGAGGCAGGCCATGCCGATGTCGGCAGCCGGCTGATCGACAGATATTTCAGGATCAAGCTGTCAGGAGCAATCGGTTGA
- a CDS encoding cytochrome c family protein, giving the protein MGDRFNTTAGWVLFAGVVALGLSSISMRVFSTERPEEMAYPIEGVVSSEGGEDGPSLAMVLSTADVARGEKVFAKCQSCHTIDQGGANGIGPNLYGIMGVPVGKHAAGFVYSSALSGHGGNWDFENMDAWLKSPKAFASGTKMSFAGLSKIEDRADVIVYMNSKGSNIPLPAVAEEAPAETETEEAPGAGPGAVEGADASAVEAAGAMGAAQPVPAN; this is encoded by the coding sequence ATGGGCGACCGTTTCAATACCACAGCCGGCTGGGTTCTGTTTGCAGGGGTCGTGGCCCTTGGTCTTTCCAGCATATCGATGCGCGTGTTTTCGACCGAACGCCCGGAAGAAATGGCTTACCCGATCGAGGGCGTGGTATCTTCTGAAGGCGGCGAAGACGGACCTTCGCTGGCAATGGTATTGTCCACCGCAGACGTAGCCAGGGGCGAGAAGGTGTTCGCGAAATGCCAGTCTTGCCATACGATCGATCAGGGCGGCGCCAACGGCATCGGACCCAATCTTTACGGCATCATGGGTGTGCCGGTCGGTAAACATGCGGCAGGTTTCGTTTACAGTTCGGCTCTGTCGGGCCACGGTGGAAACTGGGATTTCGAAAACATGGATGCCTGGCTGAAAAGCCCCAAGGCGTTCGCTTCGGGCACCAAAATGAGCTTTGCCGGACTGTCCAAGATCGAAGACCGTGCGGATGTCATCGTTTACATGAACTCCAAGGGGTCGAACATCCCGCTTCCGGCAGTTGCCGAAGAAGCGCCGGCGGAGACCGAAACTGAAGAGGCACCGGGTGCCGGCCCGGGTGCAGTAGAAGGTGCCGATGCGAGCGCTGTAGAGGCTGCCGGAGCAATGGGCGCGGCGCAGCCGGTTCCGGCTAACTAG
- a CDS encoding MoxR family ATPase → MTMTLEQLQELATAIRSEVAKAIVGQDKTVDHLLVALVSQGHVLLEGPPGTAKTFLAQCFAGALGLDYGRIQFTPDLLPGDILGSNLFNFQTSSFTLTRGPIFRELLLADEINRTPPKTQAALLEAMQERRVTLDGETHALPDRFTVFATQNPIENQGVYPLPEAQLDRFLFKLLIEYPSEAEETAIVTRFADKGGPPRAADYGIGAVTSSARLGEAAAALDEVTAAPEITDYIVRLIRSTREHGDLASGASPRAAVLLARASRARAALSGRGYVIPDDVKALAAAVLRHRLLLSPAAEIEGRDMEELVAGLVESTEAPR, encoded by the coding sequence ATGACCATGACACTCGAACAGTTGCAGGAGCTTGCCACAGCAATCCGCAGCGAAGTCGCCAAAGCGATTGTCGGTCAGGACAAAACCGTCGACCATCTGCTGGTTGCGCTGGTCAGTCAGGGTCACGTGCTGCTGGAAGGCCCACCGGGAACAGCCAAGACGTTTCTGGCGCAATGTTTCGCGGGCGCACTTGGACTTGATTACGGACGCATCCAGTTCACCCCCGATTTGCTGCCCGGCGATATTCTGGGCTCCAATCTGTTCAACTTCCAGACCAGCAGTTTTACACTCACGCGCGGTCCGATCTTTCGCGAATTGTTGCTGGCGGACGAAATTAACCGCACCCCGCCGAAAACGCAGGCCGCTCTGCTCGAGGCGATGCAGGAACGGCGGGTGACGCTGGACGGCGAAACCCATGCGCTGCCGGACCGGTTCACGGTATTCGCAACACAAAACCCGATTGAAAATCAAGGGGTTTACCCGCTTCCCGAAGCGCAGCTGGACCGGTTTTTGTTCAAACTGCTGATCGAGTATCCCAGTGAGGCCGAAGAAACCGCGATTGTCACTCGCTTTGCGGATAAGGGCGGCCCGCCGCGCGCCGCCGATTACGGCATTGGGGCGGTCACCAGTTCCGCCAGACTTGGTGAAGCCGCTGCGGCGCTGGATGAAGTCACGGCAGCGCCGGAAATCACCGATTATATCGTCCGGCTGATCAGATCTACCCGCGAACACGGCGATCTGGCATCGGGGGCCAGCCCGCGCGCCGCCGTTCTGCTTGCCCGTGCGTCGCGCGCGCGCGCCGCGCTTTCGGGGCGCGGTTATGTGATCCCCGACGATGTAAAGGCGTTGGCTGCGGCGGTGCTGCGCCACCGTTTGCTGCTTTCGCCGGCGGCGGAGATCGAGGGCCGCGATATGGAGGAACTTGTCGCCGGGCTTGTCGAAAGCACAGAAGCGCCGCGATAA
- a CDS encoding RDD family protein, translating to MSRAANWRDGAAKRARTLVTPEGVAVPVTLATIGSRAGALLIDFVIINAAVLLAALLLLWTGISVFGASGETSGPIELIIVFWMIFTFVVYNFYFVFFEMGPRGATPGKRLTGIRVAAHGTRRLTAEAIVARNLLRQIELFMPLLFIMGAPSGEGGAAGWAAGGWFAIFLLFPVFNRDNLRAGDLIAGTWVIEAPRPILAEAMFAKRAVSAACPSIVTAADYVFDEADLSVYGEYELQTLERILREGRAEAIEAVHDAICRKLGWNSGNGDERAFLEAFYARLRAKLEQDMRFGKRKADKFT from the coding sequence GTGAGCAGGGCAGCAAACTGGCGCGATGGGGCGGCAAAACGCGCGCGCACTCTGGTGACCCCCGAAGGCGTCGCCGTGCCGGTAACACTGGCCACAATCGGTTCGCGCGCGGGAGCACTACTGATCGATTTTGTGATTATCAATGCAGCTGTGCTGCTGGCGGCCCTGCTGCTGCTGTGGACTGGCATCAGCGTGTTCGGTGCAAGCGGAGAAACCAGCGGACCGATCGAACTGATCATCGTCTTCTGGATGATTTTCACTTTCGTGGTTTACAATTTCTATTTCGTATTTTTCGAAATGGGGCCGCGCGGTGCGACACCGGGGAAAAGGCTGACGGGCATCCGCGTCGCGGCGCACGGGACCAGGCGGCTGACCGCAGAAGCGATCGTGGCGCGCAACCTTCTGCGGCAGATCGAGCTGTTCATGCCTTTGCTGTTCATCATGGGTGCGCCCTCGGGCGAAGGGGGGGCGGCAGGCTGGGCAGCTGGCGGCTGGTTCGCCATATTCCTGCTGTTTCCGGTGTTCAACCGCGATAATCTGCGCGCCGGCGATCTGATTGCGGGAACTTGGGTAATCGAAGCCCCGCGGCCGATACTGGCCGAAGCCATGTTCGCCAAACGGGCCGTATCTGCTGCCTGCCCGAGCATTGTCACCGCCGCTGACTATGTATTTGATGAGGCGGATTTGAGTGTTTATGGTGAATACGAGCTACAGACACTCGAGCGGATATTGCGCGAGGGCCGCGCAGAAGCAATCGAAGCAGTGCACGATGCCATCTGCCGCAAACTCGGCTGGAATAGCGGTAATGGCGACGAGCGCGCATTTCTGGAAGCGTTTTACGCCCGGCTGCGCGCCAAACTGGAACAGGATATGCGCTTCGGAAAACGCAAGGCGGACAAATTCACATGA
- a CDS encoding isoaspartyl peptidase/L-asparaginase, whose translation MTSTEKSRWSIAIHGGAGTMTRERMTGEVQAGYEAALQSALDAGKAVLAAGGEALDAVQAAVVVLEDDPHFNAGRGAVFTYQGVNEHDAAIMDGRDRTAGACTGTTQVRNPIILARSVMENSPHVFLSREGAEVFAREQDIELVDPDWFATAERWRQLEELKSKKLGWFDVDLKYGTVGAVATDKNGNIAAGTSTGGLTGKRWGRIGDSPMIGAGTYADNRACAVSATGAGEFFIRAGVAHEICARMRMKGETAQAAADAVIAEVGAMGGDGGVIVASPDGTTAFAMNTPGMYRGRADSSGINEVAIFSSNQT comes from the coding sequence ATGACATCGACCGAAAAATCCCGCTGGAGTATCGCCATCCACGGCGGCGCCGGCACAATGACGCGCGAGCGGATGACGGGCGAGGTTCAGGCCGGTTACGAAGCCGCGCTGCAATCCGCCCTGGACGCGGGCAAGGCGGTTCTGGCGGCGGGCGGCGAAGCGCTTGACGCTGTTCAGGCCGCTGTCGTCGTTCTGGAGGATGACCCCCATTTTAACGCCGGTCGCGGCGCAGTCTTTACCTATCAAGGCGTGAACGAACATGACGCGGCGATCATGGACGGCCGCGACCGTACAGCCGGGGCCTGCACCGGCACCACCCAGGTCAGGAACCCGATCATTCTTGCGCGGTCCGTCATGGAAAACAGCCCGCATGTATTCCTCAGCCGCGAAGGCGCGGAAGTGTTTGCCCGCGAACAGGATATCGAACTGGTCGATCCCGACTGGTTTGCAACGGCAGAACGCTGGCGGCAGTTGGAAGAATTGAAATCAAAAAAGCTGGGCTGGTTCGATGTCGATCTGAAATACGGGACGGTCGGCGCCGTGGCGACGGATAAAAACGGCAATATTGCCGCCGGCACATCGACCGGCGGCCTTACGGGCAAGCGCTGGGGCCGGATCGGCGATTCCCCGATGATTGGCGCGGGCACCTATGCCGATAATCGCGCCTGTGCTGTGTCCGCGACGGGTGCGGGCGAGTTTTTTATCCGCGCAGGCGTGGCGCATGAAATCTGCGCGCGAATGCGGATGAAGGGCGAAACCGCTCAGGCGGCAGCCGATGCTGTGATTGCCGAAGTTGGCGCGATGGGCGGTGATGGCGGCGTGATTGTCGCATCCCCCGATGGAACAACCGCTTTTGCCATGAACACGCCCGGCATGTATCGTGGGCGTGCTGACAGCAGCGGGATTAATGAAGTCGCTATATTTTCAAGTAATCAGACCTAA
- the bla gene encoding class A beta-lactamase: MTDYHHWNRRTMLGAAAASIAAVGLRGCTLPEKGFDGSARLRALEMESGGILGAAILDTASGQMLGNRLDERFAHCSSFKLSLAAMALRAGDAVLDTKVSIADSDITTYSPVTQPLVGRSMTIRELAKAALVASDNAAANLVLRQLGGPGALTGFWRSIGDDVSRLDRTEPSLNYVPPGEVRDTTTARAMAQTVGNLLFGDALDGPQRTILRGWMRETQTGMNRVRGGIPSGWDSGDKTGTAFAQGMGSIYVDLAFAVPPGGESVIIAGYFKVAEVHSKVEPDSAAVLAALGAIAATWVRPV, from the coding sequence ATGACAGATTATCATCACTGGAACCGCAGAACCATGCTTGGGGCTGCTGCAGCCAGCATTGCTGCAGTGGGACTTCGCGGCTGCACCTTGCCTGAAAAAGGGTTCGACGGCAGCGCGCGTCTGCGGGCACTCGAAATGGAAAGCGGGGGCATATTGGGCGCTGCAATTCTGGACACTGCCAGCGGGCAGATGCTGGGCAACCGGCTTGACGAACGGTTCGCCCATTGCTCGTCGTTCAAACTTTCTCTGGCGGCGATGGCCTTGCGCGCGGGCGATGCGGTGCTGGACACAAAGGTTTCTATCGCGGACAGCGACATCACCACCTATTCTCCGGTTACGCAGCCGCTGGTGGGCCGGTCCATGACCATCCGCGAACTGGCGAAAGCCGCACTTGTCGCCAGCGACAATGCAGCGGCTAATCTGGTGCTCCGCCAGTTGGGCGGGCCGGGCGCGCTTACCGGGTTCTGGCGCTCTATCGGTGATGATGTCAGCCGGCTGGACCGCACCGAACCATCGCTCAATTATGTTCCGCCGGGGGAAGTGCGCGATACGACGACCGCGCGTGCAATGGCGCAAACGGTCGGCAACCTGCTGTTTGGTGATGCGCTTGACGGCCCGCAGCGCACGATATTGCGCGGCTGGATGCGCGAGACACAGACCGGAATGAACCGCGTTCGCGGCGGTATTCCGTCAGGCTGGGATTCCGGCGACAAAACCGGCACCGCTTTTGCGCAAGGCATGGGCAGCATCTACGTCGATCTGGCCTTTGCCGTCCCGCCTGGCGGCGAATCGGTAATCATTGCGGGGTATTTTAAAGTGGCCGAAGTGCACAGCAAGGTCGAACCCGATAGCGCAGCGGTTCTTGCCGCGCTGGGCGCCATCGCCGCTACCTGGGTCCGGCCTGTCTGA
- a CDS encoding prephenate dehydratase, which produces MQSFPAPALAMVEKMRAEAAADPMRAIAWQGSPGANSHRAGMEFAPDALPLPSFSFEDAIDAVKQGRAGCAIIPIENSQHGRVADIHFLLPESGLAIVAEHFMPITHALMALDTKGPFEAAYSHPQALGQSRHYLRERDIVPLNYSDTAGAAAFVADSGNPFIAAIAPKIAADLYGLQIIDDQVEDASDNMTRFVVLAKEGRDPAELKDEVAMTTFIFEVKNIPAALYKAMGGFATNGVNMTKLESYQKGASFAATMFYADIIGAPGDAAVDRSLDELAFHCKELRILGTYAQARERG; this is translated from the coding sequence ATGCAAAGTTTTCCCGCACCCGCTCTCGCCATGGTCGAAAAAATGCGCGCCGAGGCCGCCGCCGATCCCATGCGCGCGATCGCATGGCAGGGATCCCCCGGTGCCAATTCGCACCGCGCTGGGATGGAGTTTGCGCCCGATGCATTGCCGTTGCCCAGCTTCAGTTTCGAAGACGCCATCGATGCGGTCAAGCAAGGCCGCGCCGGTTGTGCGATCATCCCGATAGAAAACAGCCAGCATGGCCGGGTCGCCGATATCCATTTTCTGCTTCCCGAAAGCGGGCTGGCGATTGTGGCCGAACATTTCATGCCGATTACCCATGCGCTGATGGCGCTGGATACCAAGGGTCCGTTCGAGGCGGCATACAGCCATCCGCAGGCGCTGGGCCAGTCGCGCCACTATCTGCGCGAACGCGATATCGTGCCGCTCAATTACAGCGACACTGCCGGCGCGGCAGCCTTTGTTGCCGATAGCGGCAATCCGTTTATCGCGGCGATCGCGCCAAAAATTGCGGCCGACCTATATGGCTTGCAGATCATCGATGATCAGGTCGAAGATGCGAGCGACAATATGACCCGGTTTGTCGTGCTGGCAAAGGAAGGGCGCGATCCTGCCGAGCTGAAGGACGAGGTGGCGATGACCACTTTCATTTTTGAAGTGAAAAACATCCCCGCCGCCTTGTACAAGGCAATGGGCGGCTTTGCGACTAACGGCGTGAACATGACCAAGCTGGAAAGTTACCAGAAAGGCGCCAGTTTCGCCGCCACCATGTTTTATGCCGATATCATCGGCGCGCCCGGTGATGCTGCGGTTGACCGTTCGCTGGATGAACTCGCATTCCACTGCAAGGAATTGCGGATTCTGGGGACTTATGCGCAGGCCAGGGAACGCGGCTGA
- a CDS encoding DUF4350 domain-containing protein — protein sequence MNAQSSAGVFNPRTVLVMLVFGAAVFFAMLYFIGAGLTGNTPNDGGGHGGGRGLNGYYAMAEYLEAEGHDVSRSRSRSAHDDGALLVLTPPHSADAGQLAQIIGDRRYVGPTILVLPKWQAVAIPRQAQAGTATKEGWVQIIGAQVPRWAEGISATAPLDLQISRVESRTWTAPGREGALPDPETIQTMSSGAIAAIARDAKGQTLAGYLDDGDYPSLGDMAGGGRPAARPERGPDRKTGKSYHDIYPLVIIAEPDLVNNWGFTGQANAAFVHALVDAAMDDADLPVVFDMTLSGLGTQKNLLTLAFEPPFLAATICLMIALIAVGWRSFRRFGPPLAEGPAIAFGKHQLVTNAAAIIRKTGRYHLLGPPYAVLVAGRIAAALGMKHTVDDAALDRALAGRIKNAPSFADNARILRTSRNPGELLRASQALKSIERLLYQ from the coding sequence ATGAACGCGCAATCATCCGCCGGCGTGTTCAATCCGCGAACAGTGCTTGTCATGCTGGTTTTCGGCGCGGCGGTGTTTTTTGCCATGCTGTATTTTATCGGCGCAGGGCTGACCGGAAATACCCCCAATGATGGCGGCGGCCATGGCGGCGGGCGCGGGCTAAACGGTTATTACGCAATGGCTGAATATCTGGAGGCAGAGGGGCACGATGTCAGTCGGTCGCGAAGCCGCAGCGCGCATGATGATGGTGCCTTACTTGTATTGACCCCGCCGCATTCCGCCGATGCAGGCCAGCTGGCACAGATTATCGGGGATCGCCGGTACGTTGGCCCGACGATACTGGTGTTACCCAAATGGCAGGCGGTGGCCATTCCGCGGCAGGCACAGGCCGGTACAGCGACGAAAGAAGGCTGGGTCCAGATTATCGGTGCGCAAGTGCCGCGCTGGGCCGAAGGAATATCCGCCACTGCGCCGCTCGACCTCCAGATTTCTCGGGTTGAAAGCCGAACATGGACTGCTCCCGGACGCGAGGGAGCGCTGCCTGACCCCGAAACGATCCAGACGATGTCCTCGGGCGCGATTGCTGCCATTGCGCGCGATGCGAAGGGGCAAACGCTGGCCGGTTACCTTGATGACGGCGATTATCCTTCGCTGGGCGATATGGCCGGCGGCGGCAGACCGGCGGCAAGACCTGAACGCGGGCCAGACAGAAAAACCGGTAAGTCCTATCACGACATATATCCGCTGGTGATCATTGCAGAGCCCGACCTCGTCAACAACTGGGGTTTCACCGGGCAGGCCAACGCCGCATTTGTTCACGCATTGGTCGATGCAGCGATGGATGATGCCGATTTGCCGGTTGTGTTCGACATGACGCTAAGCGGATTGGGCACACAAAAGAATTTGCTCACGCTGGCCTTCGAACCCCCGTTTCTGGCCGCAACAATTTGCCTGATGATCGCCTTGATCGCGGTTGGCTGGCGCAGTTTTCGCAGGTTCGGGCCGCCATTGGCAGAAGGCCCCGCGATCGCGTTCGGCAAACACCAGCTCGTTACCAATGCCGCGGCAATTATACGCAAGACGGGCCGATACCATTTGCTCGGTCCGCCCTATGCGGTGCTTGTCGCCGGACGGATAGCGGCCGCATTGGGCATGAAACACACGGTGGATGATGCGGCGCTCGACAGGGCATTGGCCGGCAGAATCAAAAACGCCCCGTCATTCGCCGATAATGCCCGGATATTGCGCACATCGCGTAACCCGGGCGAGTTGCTGCGTGCCTCGCAAGCGCTCAAATCCATAGAGAGGCTGTTGTATCAATGA
- a CDS encoding stage II sporulation protein M, translating into MAFPNPFARKEVVPPADIEAAALRSDRFRLEREADWRRLDKILWQMESGKMRRLPDADVLDLPVLYRTAASSLSVARETSLDSSVTAYLEALVRRAWFQIYGPRTGFINWLSGFLGGGWSRSVREIWLEICIALAVMAAGTAVGWLLAARSTGWYHALVPAQFADTRVPGASREQLLEGLAGQDTAAGLSAFSAMLFNNNARVAILAFALGFAFGIPSVMLLVHNMAVLGAMLWLFSTQDLVPEFAAWLSVHGTTELFAILLSGAAGMHIGRSMAFPGKRTIMSAASEAGRRAAVVMIGVVFMMVIAGLLEAFGRELVTDMRARYAIGAAMLLFWMLYFLAAGRGKPAGAP; encoded by the coding sequence ATGGCGTTTCCCAATCCGTTTGCGCGCAAGGAAGTGGTGCCGCCTGCCGATATCGAGGCCGCTGCACTTCGCTCTGACCGGTTCAGGCTTGAACGTGAGGCCGACTGGCGGCGGCTGGATAAAATCCTTTGGCAGATGGAAAGCGGTAAGATGCGGCGGCTGCCCGATGCAGATGTGCTCGATCTCCCCGTGCTGTACCGGACTGCCGCATCCAGCCTTTCGGTCGCGCGCGAGACATCGCTGGATAGCTCGGTTACCGCATATCTGGAGGCGCTGGTTCGCCGCGCATGGTTTCAGATCTATGGCCCGCGCACCGGCTTTATCAACTGGCTGAGCGGTTTTCTGGGCGGCGGATGGAGCCGTTCGGTGCGCGAGATCTGGCTTGAAATATGTATCGCTTTGGCGGTGATGGCTGCCGGGACTGCGGTGGGTTGGTTGCTGGCTGCGCGCAGCACCGGATGGTATCACGCGCTTGTCCCCGCGCAATTCGCCGATACCCGCGTGCCAGGTGCCAGCCGCGAACAATTGCTGGAGGGGCTTGCGGGCCAGGATACTGCCGCCGGATTGTCGGCATTTTCCGCGATGCTGTTCAACAATAACGCGCGGGTCGCGATCCTCGCCTTTGCGCTGGGATTTGCTTTTGGCATCCCGTCGGTGATGCTGCTGGTTCACAACATGGCGGTGCTGGGCGCGATGCTATGGCTGTTTTCGACCCAGGACCTTGTGCCTGAATTTGCCGCGTGGCTTTCGGTTCACGGGACCACCGAACTTTTCGCAATATTGCTATCAGGCGCGGCCGGAATGCATATCGGCAGATCAATGGCATTTCCGGGCAAACGCACAATCATGTCGGCCGCATCGGAGGCCGGACGGCGCGCCGCAGTGGTCATGATCGGCGTGGTCTTCATGATGGTCATAGCCGGTCTTCTGGAAGCATTCGGGCGTGAACTAGTCACGGATATGCGGGCCAGATACGCCATCGGCGCCGCGATGCTGCTGTTCTGGATGCTTTATTTCCTCGCCGCCGGGCGCGGCAAGCCGGCAGGCGCGCCGTGA
- a CDS encoding RlmE family RNA methyltransferase, whose translation MSRSGKNPDRKVRTAKKRTASSTRWLERQLNDPYVKQAKADGYRSRAAYKLIELDEKFHILKGSKRVVDLGITPGGWSQVVRKVAPKAAIVGIDLLETDPIEGVTIFQMDFMDDKAPALLAETLDGPPDLVMSDMAANTVGHKQTDHLRTMGLVEAAAWFAADNLAKGGTFIAKVLAGGTDKDLLDLLKKHFTTVKHAKPPASRKGSSEWYVVAQGFKGKRAQTAPPPTLLWPS comes from the coding sequence ATGAGCAGATCCGGCAAAAACCCCGATCGCAAGGTCCGGACAGCAAAGAAGCGTACTGCATCATCGACACGCTGGCTGGAACGGCAGTTGAACGACCCCTATGTCAAACAGGCGAAAGCCGACGGCTATCGGAGCCGCGCGGCCTACAAGCTGATCGAACTGGACGAAAAGTTCCACATCCTCAAAGGCAGCAAGCGCGTGGTCGATCTGGGTATTACGCCCGGCGGCTGGAGCCAGGTGGTCCGCAAGGTTGCGCCGAAAGCTGCGATTGTGGGGATCGATCTGCTGGAAACCGATCCCATCGAAGGCGTCACGATTTTCCAGATGGATTTCATGGATGACAAGGCGCCCGCCTTATTGGCCGAAACGCTCGACGGGCCGCCCGATCTGGTCATGTCGGATATGGCGGCCAACACCGTGGGGCATAAGCAAACCGATCATTTGCGGACAATGGGCCTGGTCGAGGCCGCAGCCTGGTTTGCTGCCGACAATCTGGCCAAGGGCGGCACGTTCATCGCCAAAGTGCTGGCCGGCGGGACCGACAAGGACTTGCTAGATTTGTTGAAAAAGCATTTCACCACCGTCAAACACGCCAAACCACCCGCGAGCCGCAAGGGCAGTTCCGAATGGTACGTGGTTGCTCAGGGATTCAAGGGCAAGCGCGCGCAAACCGCGCCGCCACCCACTCTACTCTGGCCTAGTTAG